AAAATGTCATGGAAGGCGATATCGCAAACATGGGTCAATTCATCGGCGCCGGTCTGGCCGCCATCGGTTCCGGCGCAGCCGCAATCGGTGTTGGTCACGTCGCTGGTAACTTTCTGGCCGGCGCATTGCGCAACCCATCCGCAGCTGCATCGCAGACTGCAACACTGTTCATCGGTCTGGCTTTTGCCGAAGCCCTGGGGATCTTCTCGTTCCTCGTCGCGCTTCTGCTGATGTTCGCCGTCTAAACAAACGACGCTTCCTTACGTGTGGGGCGGTGGGTTGACCCCGCCCCATAGACACCAGGATTTGTCGAAAGGACGACGAGATGGCGACCGAGCCCACAGCCGCAGAACAAGTGACCGAGGCCAGCAAGGCAGGAATGCCGCAGCTGGATTTCTCAACATTCCCGAACCAGATTTTCTGGCTTCTGGTCACGCTTGTCGTGATCTATTTCGTGCTGTCCCGCATCGCGCTGCCGCGCATCGGGTCCGTTCTTGCCGAACGCCAAGGCACGATTACCAATGACATTGCCGCAGCCGAAGAGCTGAAGCAAAAAGCGATTGAGGCCGAAGAAGCCTATAATCAAGCCCTGGCCGAAGCCCGCGCCGAAGCAAGCCGCATCGTTGGCGAAGCCAAAGCCGAAATTCAGGCTGAACTGGATGTCGAACTGCAAAAGGCCGATGCACAGATTGCGGCCCAGACCGCCGAAAGCGAAAAGGCAATCGCCGATATTCGCGCCGGTGCGATGGACAGCGTCAAAGCCGTGGCCAAAGACACCGCCAAGGAATTGATCGCTGTTTTGGGTGGCAAGGCAGACGCCAAGACCATCACCGCAGCCGTCACCGCACGGATGAAGGGGTAGCGACATGAGAAAACTGGCATTCGCCTTTATCCTGACGTTGGTCGCATCGCCTGCATTGGCTGCGAGCGTCAATCCGTTTTCAAAGTATTTTTGGACGCTGACAAACACCAACCTGATCGTTGTGATGGCGTTCCTGGTGTTCATCGGGATCCTCATTTACTTCAAGGTGCCCGGCAAGATTGGCGAAATGCTTGACGGTCGCGCCGCCGGTATCCGTTCCGAACTTGACGAAGCAAAGGCGCTGCGCGAAGAAGCGCAGACCCTGCTGGCATCCTACGAGCGCAAGCAAAAGGATGTGCAGGAACAAGCTGCCCGCATCGTTGAAACCGCCAAGGAAGAAGCCGCCCGCGCGGCCAAGCAGGCCAAGGATGACATCAAGGCATCCGTTGCCCGCCGTGTTGCCGCGGCCGAAGACCAGATTGCCAGCGCCCAGCAGGCCGCCGTAAACGAAGTGCGTGACAGCGCCATCACGGTCGCCATTGGTGCGGCGCGCGATGTGGTCGCCAAACAGTTGACCGCTGCCGATGGCAACAAGCTGATCGACGAAGCGATCGCGGATGTGGCTGCCAAGCTGCACTGACCGGTTGCAAGTGGGGCGAAACCCCGCCCGATGATCTGAATTGACCCGATGCCCCGAGGCGTCGGGTTTTTCTGTGGTTGCCTATGTCAGCGCCGCGTTTCGTGTTCGAACCGCTTGCGGGCAATGGCTTCGTTTCGGTCGGCCTTTTTCTGGTCGGTCATTGCGATTTCGACAAAGGTCAGATGCGCTTCGACCGCGGCGCGGGCGGCGGCGGCGTCGCGGGCCTGAATCGCCGTGTTCATGGCGCGATGCTGGTCCAGCAACATGTCACGGGTCGTGCGCTGCTTGAACATGACCTGCCGATTGTAAAACACGCCCTCGCGCAGCAGTTGGAACATCGAGCGCATCATATGCAGCATGATCACGTTATGGCTTGCCTCAATGATGCTGAGGTGGAAATCAGCGTCCAGCGCGGCCTCGTCCTTGGGGTTGCGTTTGGCATGGGCCGCTTCCATCTTGCGAAAGATCGCATCAATCACCTTGAGGTCGGTGTCGCTGCCATAGATTGCGGCGCGTTCTGCCGCCAGCCCCTCCATGTCGCGCCGGAAAGTGATGTAATCGAACACCGCTTCGTCATGGGTGGAAAACAACCGGACGAGGGATTCTGAAAACGCCGATCCCAGGACATCGGCCACGTAGACACCTGCGCCGGCGCGCGAGGCCAGCAAACCCGCGTCCTGCAATTCGGCCAAGGCCTCGCGCAGGGACGGGCGCGATACGCCCAGCCGTTCACTCAGCTCGCGCTCGGATGGCAGGCGTTCACCGGGCCGTAGGATGCCGCGCAGGATCAATAGTTCGATCTGGCGCACCACTGATTGCGAAAGCTTTTCTGGCTGGACTTTTTCAAACGGCATTACGGTCCTCTTGGTATTGGTCAAATCATATGACCAAATCATCAAAGGTGTAAAGCTGACGGCCATGAGGAGCGATGCTTGTAACGCAAAAGGGCCACCCCAAGGGGCGGCCCTTTCCGGTCAATCACATGCGATACATCTAGTTCGGAACAATGATGATTTCGACGCGACGGTTCTGTTGGCGCCCTTCCGGCGTCAGGTTGGTCGCGATGGGGGACGTTTCGCCGCGGCCGATTGAACGAATGCGCTGAGGCGCGACACCGGCGTTGATCAGCACCGATGTCACCGCCTGCGCACGACGGGCCGACAGACCTTGGTTATAGCCCGCGTCACCGACGTTGTCGGTATGGCCCAGCACGTTGATCGTGGTGTCTGGATAGCGGTTCATGCTTGCGGCGAGTGCGGTCAGATCGCTGCGCATCGACCCTGTAAGAGCGGCGCTGTCGGTTGCAAACAGAATATCCTGCGGCAGGGTCACGATCAGCTGTTCGCCAGTATTGGTAATGCCGACATTGCTGCCCATCGTCTGGCGCAACTCGGCCTCCTGGCGGTCAAGCTGGGCACCGCCCGCGGCTCCGATCCCGCCACCAATCACGGCCCCACGAGCGCTCCACGGCGGCGCTCTGCGGCGGTATCACCTGCGGCGACCCCGATAAGAGCGCCAATACCAGCGCCAATCGCGGCGCCCTGTTGGGTGTTACGGTTGGGGTTGTTGGGGTCGGTCATTTCCTCGCAGGCGGACAGCGCAAGGATCGAAGAGGCCGCGACGGCCAGAGAAAGTTTGGATTTGGACAGGGTCATTGGTCTGATTCCATATGTTGGAGCGCAAGGTTGCGCGCTTGTGATGGTTATATCGCCGATGTGGTGTTGTTATCCAATAACGCGCGAACCACTGGCAAGGTTCCGCGCATTCTTAACCTGCTGTGGCATCAGACTGGGCGGCCTCATAGGCCAGCATGGCCCGTTTGACGGGCAATCCCCAGTGATACCCGCCCAAACCGCCCGATTTGCGCAGGGCGCGGTGACAGGGGATCAGCCAACTGACCGGATTGCGCCCGACAGCCGTGCCGACAGCCCGGACGGCACGCGGTGTCCCAATCGCCCCCGCGATTTCAGAGTAGGTCGTGACCTGGCCCGATGGAGTGGCCAGCAGGGCCTCCCAGACTTTCAGCTGAAAGGGCGCGCCAATCATATGCAGGCGGGTTTCGCCCTGCATCGCAAGGGCGGGTTCGGCGAGGTGCCGGATTGCCGCCGCATCTTCGGTGAAATGTGCATTCGGCCAGCGTGCGATCAGGTCCGCCATCGTCGCGGCCACGCCCACTTCGGCCGTGAACCCCAGCCCGCAGATGCCCCGGTCCGTTGCCATGACGATGGCGGGGCCAAAGGGGCTGTCAAAGGTGCCCCAGCGGATGGTTTGTCCGGCGCCGCCGCGTTTGAATTCGCCCGGGCTCATGGCTTCCCAGCGCATGAACAGATCGTGCAACCGCCCCGAACCTGACAGGCCAACCGCGTCAGCCGTGGCGAGGGTCGTGAAATGATCGCGCAGCAGGACCTTGGCGTGATCCAGCGCAAGGTATTGCTGATAGCGTTTGGGCGACACCCCGACCCAACTGCTGAAAAGCCGTTGAAAATGCGCGACACTCATCCCCATCTGCGCTGCGAGGTCGTCAAGCGAAAGCGGGGTCTTGGCGGCGTCAATCAGCGCGATTGCGCGGGCCATGACGCCATAGTGATACCTGTGATCCTGTTCCATGCCCCAAGGTAGCGCGCGACGGGCGATCAAGCGACCCGATTTATGCGGTTTCAGGTGGGTTAATCCCTTGCCCGCCGTCGCGCCCTCGGCCACAAATGCGTATGGCCAAGCAACTTGACTACCACACGATCCGCGAAATTTTTGCCCGGTTTCACGCGGCCGAACCCGCGCCCGAGGGCGAATTGCATCACACCAACGCATATACGCTGGTGGTGGCGGTGGCCCTGTCGGCCCAAGCGACAGATGCAGGCGTGAACAAGGCCACGAAGCGGTTGTTTGAAATCGCCGACACGCCGCAAAAGATGCTTGATCTGGGGCTGGAGGGCGTGACCGAACACATCAAGACCATTGGGCTGTTCCGCCAGAAAGCCAGGAACGTCATCAAGATGAGCCAGATTCTGGTCGATGATTACGGTGGCGAGGTGCCCAACAGCCGCGCCGCGCTGCAATCCCTGCCCGGTGTCGGGCGCAAGACCGCCAATGTGGTCCTGAATATGTGGTGGAAGATGCCCGCGCAGGCCGTGGACACCCATATTTTCCGCGTTGGCAATCGCACGGGCATTTGTCCGGGCAAAGACGTGGATGCGGTGGAACGCGCCATTGAAGATCATATCCCGGCGGATTATCAGCAACACGCTCATCACTGGTTGATCCTGCATGGGCGCTACATCTGCGTTGCACGCAAACCCAAATGCGCAGCCTGCCTGATCCGCGACCTGTGCCCATTCGAGGACAAGAACCTATGAAAAAGTTTCAGATTGTCGGAATCGGCAACGCCATGGTCGATGTGCTGGCCCGCGCCGATGATGCATTTCTGGCCGAGGCGGGCATCGGCAAAGGCATCATGCAACTGATCGACATGGAGCGCGCGGTTGATCTTTACGGCAGGATCGGCCCCGCCAAGGAAATCAGCGGTGGATCGGCGGCCAACACGATTGCGGGCATTGCCCATCTGGGTGGCAAGACGGCCTATGTTGGCAAGGTCAAGGACGACCAGCTTGGCGCGATTTTCGCCCACGACATGCGCGCACAGGGGGCCGTCTATGAAACCTCGCTTGCCCCCAAAGACGCGCCGCAGGAAACGGGCCGGTGTATCGTCGTTGTGACCCCCGATGGTGAGCGGTCGATGAACACCTATCTGGGGGTCACCGAATTTCTGGAACCCAGCGATATTGATCCTGCGATGATGGCCGATGCCGACTGGATTTACCTTGAGGGCTACCGCTTTGACGGGCCTGACAGCCACGCCGCATTTGCCAAGGCGATCAACGCCTGCAAGGGCCACGGCGGTCGCGTGTCGCTGACCCTGTCGGACCCGTTCTGCGTTGAACGCCACCGCGATGCGTTTCGCGTGATGATCCGCGAAGATGTGGACCTGTTGTTCTGCAACCGCGCGGAAATCCTGTCGATGTATCAGACCGACGATTTTGACGCGGCCCTTGATGCCGCAGCGGACGAAGTGCCGCTGGTTGCCTGCACCGACAGCGAGAACGGCGCGCATATCATCGCTGCCGGTCATCGCTGGCATGTGCCTGCGGTGCCGACCGATATCGTTGATGCCACGGGCGCGGGTGATCTGTTCGCAGGTGCGTTCTTGTGGGGGCTGACCAATGGCTATGATCCCGAAGCCTGCGGCCATATGGGCTGTGTTGCCGCGTCAGAGGTGATCAGCCATGTCGGTGCGCGCCCCGAGGCAGACCTCAAGGCGCTGTTCAAGCGTTACAATATCATTGCAGCGTAGCCAGCCAAAGCGAGTCGATCCTGTCAATTTCAGCAGGGTCGAATTGCATGTCTGATTCCCAATAGCGCCCCGAGGGGACCATGTAGCCAAGCGCGTCCTCGGCTGCCAGTGCGGTTGCGACAGCCGTTTGATCCAGTTGCAAATGCCGTGACGTGCCGACGTTTTCAAGCGTGGCGCGCGGAAAGGTCAGGCGGCTGGGTCCGGGCGACAGGTTCACCACCGCGCAGCCTTCGCGCGCGGCGATGGCCGCAAAGCGGGCCGATTTCGCGGTCAACGACCGTAGTGTGATATCTGCGCGCAACGGGTCGGCGGTGCCTGTGCCATAAAAATGTGTCTGCGCGGTTTCGGGATAGATCATGTCGCAGCCCAAATAGGCAATCACCGAGGGGCGCAGCCCATGAAGTGCCCAGTAAGACGCGGTAAATGCCATCGTGCCACCGCCATAAATAAACCCGCCAAAGGCGTTTTGTGCAGGCACATAATCGGCGGCGGTGATGATCTGCTGGGTCGGGCTGACATCCACCGGGTGACGTTCGGGCGGGAAATCCTCAGGATGGATGTGGATATCCCAGTCAGGGCGCACTGCCCAAGCGTTATTGATCGCGATGATCTTGTTAAACGACGCACGCGACCACGCGCGCGCGGCCACGACATCGGGGCCACTGCCCAAGATAAGAATGATCGACACAACATGCCCTCCCGTGACGGAAGATAGGGCAAGAATTGCCGACGGGTAGGGCAAATCGCCTGCGAAAGGGGGGCCTTGGTAAATGGCGATGCCAGCGCTGGGCGCGCGCGCCCAAAGGCGCGGCTTTTCCGCGCCGATGTTCCCGACATGCCAGCCGTCATTCGCCCAGCTTGGCGTGAACCTCGTCGAGATCAATTTCGCCGATCGGCATCTTGTTGGCCGGATTTTCAAAGTCGTATTTGAACAGGTTGAAATCACGTTTGTAGATTTCATAGATCAGATGCATCGACAGGTCGTCGAAATAATCTTCGACCGGATGGGCGCGCTTGGGGCCATGCCCTTCGCTTTCGTTGAAGCGCGGGATTTTCTTGAGGTTGACCTTGTGCCTGGTCTTGATGCCGTTCAGCACGTCCTGCATCCCGTCATTAAAGGATTCCGTCCAAAAGATTTTGTCGTAGCGCCCGCCGTTGACGATAAAGGTGCTGATATGGCCGGACATGGCGGACCAGTGGATGTCAGGCTCCATCGGGCGGCGCCAGCGGATGGTATCACGCGCAAACAGCAGAAAGCGGCGGAACGATTTGATCTGGTCAAATTCAAACCCATCGTCAGGGCTGCCCACCTCGATCCCGTATTTCTGGATCAGCAGGGGGACAAGGTTGCCGCGATAGCGTTTGCCGTTGCGTTGGATGCCGCAGATTTTATCAAAGAATGACGACAGAATGCGGGTATAGGGGTTGCGCACGCAGGTGAAGGCATAGCTTTTGTGACCCTTCACGTTGTCGGTGATCAGCTGCTGGCTGTCCTCCATCGCCCATTTGTGCATTTTTCCGGTGGCATCGTGGATATCACCATCAAAAAATTCGCCGTGATCGGAATAATACATGATCTGGCCAATGGTCGAACAGGCGCATTTCGGAACGACGCGATACAC
This portion of the Octadecabacter sp. SW4 genome encodes:
- a CDS encoding F0F1 ATP synthase subunit C, coding for MEGDIANMGQFIGAGLAAIGSGAAAIGVGHVAGNFLAGALRNPSAAASQTATLFIGLAFAEALGIFSFLVALLLMFAV
- a CDS encoding F0F1 ATP synthase subunit B'; translation: MATEPTAAEQVTEASKAGMPQLDFSTFPNQIFWLLVTLVVIYFVLSRIALPRIGSVLAERQGTITNDIAAAEELKQKAIEAEEAYNQALAEARAEASRIVGEAKAEIQAELDVELQKADAQIAAQTAESEKAIADIRAGAMDSVKAVAKDTAKELIAVLGGKADAKTITAAVTARMKG
- a CDS encoding F0F1 ATP synthase subunit B; translated protein: MRKLAFAFILTLVASPALAASVNPFSKYFWTLTNTNLIVVMAFLVFIGILIYFKVPGKIGEMLDGRAAGIRSELDEAKALREEAQTLLASYERKQKDVQEQAARIVETAKEEAARAAKQAKDDIKASVARRVAAAEDQIASAQQAAVNEVRDSAITVAIGAARDVVAKQLTAADGNKLIDEAIADVAAKLH
- a CDS encoding FadR/GntR family transcriptional regulator, encoding MPFEKVQPEKLSQSVVRQIELLILRGILRPGERLPSERELSERLGVSRPSLREALAELQDAGLLASRAGAGVYVADVLGSAFSESLVRLFSTHDEAVFDYITFRRDMEGLAAERAAIYGSDTDLKVIDAIFRKMEAAHAKRNPKDEAALDADFHLSIIEASHNVIMLHMMRSMFQLLREGVFYNRQVMFKQRTTRDMLLDQHRAMNTAIQARDAAAARAAVEAHLTFVEIAMTDQKKADRNEAIARKRFEHETRR
- a CDS encoding bifunctional helix-turn-helix domain-containing protein/methylated-DNA--[protein]-cysteine S-methyltransferase, with the protein product MEQDHRYHYGVMARAIALIDAAKTPLSLDDLAAQMGMSVAHFQRLFSSWVGVSPKRYQQYLALDHAKVLLRDHFTTLATADAVGLSGSGRLHDLFMRWEAMSPGEFKRGGAGQTIRWGTFDSPFGPAIVMATDRGICGLGFTAEVGVAATMADLIARWPNAHFTEDAAAIRHLAEPALAMQGETRLHMIGAPFQLKVWEALLATPSGQVTTYSEIAGAIGTPRAVRAVGTAVGRNPVSWLIPCHRALRKSGGLGGYHWGLPVKRAMLAYEAAQSDATAG
- the nth gene encoding endonuclease III, translated to MAKQLDYHTIREIFARFHAAEPAPEGELHHTNAYTLVVAVALSAQATDAGVNKATKRLFEIADTPQKMLDLGLEGVTEHIKTIGLFRQKARNVIKMSQILVDDYGGEVPNSRAALQSLPGVGRKTANVVLNMWWKMPAQAVDTHIFRVGNRTGICPGKDVDAVERAIEDHIPADYQQHAHHWLILHGRYICVARKPKCAACLIRDLCPFEDKNL
- a CDS encoding adenosine kinase — its product is MKKFQIVGIGNAMVDVLARADDAFLAEAGIGKGIMQLIDMERAVDLYGRIGPAKEISGGSAANTIAGIAHLGGKTAYVGKVKDDQLGAIFAHDMRAQGAVYETSLAPKDAPQETGRCIVVVTPDGERSMNTYLGVTEFLEPSDIDPAMMADADWIYLEGYRFDGPDSHAAFAKAINACKGHGGRVSLTLSDPFCVERHRDAFRVMIREDVDLLFCNRAEILSMYQTDDFDAALDAAADEVPLVACTDSENGAHIIAAGHRWHVPAVPTDIVDATGAGDLFAGAFLWGLTNGYDPEACGHMGCVAASEVISHVGARPEADLKALFKRYNIIAA
- a CDS encoding sulfotransferase family protein, which encodes MGFPGTWMTESESVVYRVVPKCACSTIGQIMYYSDHGEFFDGDIHDATGKMHKWAMEDSQQLITDNVKGHKSYAFTCVRNPYTRILSSFFDKICGIQRNGKRYRGNLVPLLIQKYGIEVGSPDDGFEFDQIKSFRRFLLFARDTIRWRRPMEPDIHWSAMSGHISTFIVNGGRYDKIFWTESFNDGMQDVLNGIKTRHKVNLKKIPRFNESEGHGPKRAHPVEDYFDDLSMHLIYEIYKRDFNLFKYDFENPANKMPIGEIDLDEVHAKLGE